The genomic segment AGCACGATCATGCGATAATGCTCCGGCACGCGGTTGAGCGCAGTGGCGATGGTGTCATCAAACAAATCTTGGTAGTTCTCCACCACCCCGGCACTGGACAGCCGGCCGGCGTCATGTGTTTCCTCGTGGGGAATGACGGCATTGCCCGCCTCGAGACTTACCCAGCGCGGCTCGCGCTTCTTTCTGCGGTAACGATTGATGAAGTTCGTGATCAGGATGCGGGAAATCCAGCTGCCAAAGTTGGTGCCGGGAGTGAATTGGTGATAGAAGCGGCACGCCTTCAGAAACGTTTCCTGCACCAGGTCTTCAGCATCCAGCCGATTCCTGGTCAGCCGCAGCGCGGTATAGTAAAGTTGGTTGAGCAGCGGCATGGCGAGGGCTTCAAAGGACTCGCGTTCGCCTGCCTTGCCGAGAGGTCGAGCATTGGCCGGTGCTTCTCTTGTCATGAGTGCCTCCTTTCCTATATTCGTCGCGGGCGGCGGACAATCCTTACAGCCGGCCCCCCGGAAAATTTCCGGTCTCAGGCGTGGGCATTCGAGTCGTGTTCGTTGCTGCCGCAGTGCACGCACGGCTTGTGTTCGCCGGTGGCATGCTCGCTGCTGCGGCAATGCACACACGGTTTGTGCGCGCCGCTGCTGTGCGCGTCTCCGCCGCAATAGGCGCAGGGTTTGTGCTGGCCGCTGCTGTGCTCACGGCTGCCGCAATGAATGCAGAACATGGTAACTCTCCTTTATGGCTGCGAAACGTTCGACTCGAATGCTGCCGGACGGCGTTGCCAGACAGCACACGCGTGGTCTGTTACCTTGAACTGTATGGCCACCACGCATGTCATCCTGCAAGGATCCTGTGATGATTAGAGCACGGTGCCCAGTACCTCGCAAGATTCCTTCTGAATGACACGCGGAACAACTTGTACAAATCATAGTCACGAAGCCCCAACGATAAACCGCAACTCAAAGGGAATCGCCAACGGATTGAAGCAACCCAGCGGACAAAAAATATCCGCCGGGTTGTTTCAATCCGTTGGAGAAATCTCTTGCCTAGAGGGCAACGATTTCACTTTGAAGAAACTATGCTTTTCCCAAGACTCCGCTTGGGGAAGGTGGCCCTTCGGGCAGCAACAAAGCGACTTCTTTGCTGGCGACAATTTTCTGTCGATAGGGCGCTCACAAGCGCCTAGTCATCCTTTTGCTGTTGCTTGGCACGCAGTCCGGGCCAGTTCCGGTCGGCGCTGGCGATGTACTCGTCCCGCTTTTCACGCCATTCTTTCTGGACCGCCTTGCTGTAGTTGAGATACAGCTTGCCGTTCACGATATCCCAGGCCTCGGGGTCGACCGGCGCCGTATAGCCTTGACTGACCGCATAGGCGCAATAGCCGCCATATAGTGGCGCATATTTTTCCGGCTCTTTTTGGAACCGCACCAGATTCTCCCGGCAGGAGAAACGATACGTTGCTCCCCGCCATTCCTGTTCTAATTTGGAATCACCTTTAACCGGTTTACCGGCAGTGAAATAAGCAACGGGATCGTAGCCTCTGATTTTCAAATTGCCGTTGCCGCCGACCAGCAGAGCAACAGCGGCAACGAAAGCTGGAAGTTGCATAAGC from the Cytophagia bacterium CHB2 genome contains:
- a CDS encoding sigma-70 family RNA polymerase sigma factor, which translates into the protein MTREAPANARPLGKAGERESFEALAMPLLNQLYYTALRLTRNRLDAEDLVQETFLKACRFYHQFTPGTNFGSWISRILITNFINRYRRKKREPRWVSLEAGNAVIPHEETHDAGRLSSAGVVENYQDLFDDTIATALNRVPEHYRMIVLLSDVSGLSYKEIAHAVGCPLGTVMSRLSRGRKLLGRMLNAYASTHRHVRNAPAGVARRQASMMVS
- a CDS encoding YHS domain-containing protein; the protein is MLMQLPAFVAAVALLVGGNGNLKIRGYDPVAYFTAGKPVKGDSKLEQEWRGATYRFSCRENLVRFQKEPEKYAPLYGGYCAYAVSQGYTAPVDPEAWDIVNGKLYLNYSKAVQKEWREKRDEYIASADRNWPGLRAKQQQKDD